The stretch of DNA atttttaaatttggaagacactattcattcatcaaatcctttttatattatttctttctctttccttttaatattaattatttctctctccattttaaatgacaattgaaaaaatataattagaatacaattacaaattaatatataatattataaatagtaaaatatgaaaaataaaataaattcataattaaaaaaattaaaaaattttcaaaattattaattactcattactatataatgaataaatagataattcaatttggagatttgatgtgaatagtcaaaattaaattcatcttatattattttattgtcatataatgaaaaaatggctattccaatgtagagatttatataaatggaatagctaaaagttaaattcatcttgcattcataaaaaatgtactttaatttagctattccaatgagagtgctctaagagacagctttttaagttttttaggCCGGAAATGATTTATagcatttcattattataatttttttaaatttttatataaaatataataaataattaaatttttaaaatcttaaaataatattaaaaattaatattctaataatatttttttttaacttttatcttttatttaaaaccatctcatctctgaatcaaAAGGCTGATTTAGttacataaaaacaaataatctcatctcatttcggttgtgtttgaatgttgaagtgagttgagttgagttgaattgaattaagatgataaaatattattagaatattattttttaatattattattattttaagatttgaaaaagttgaattgtttattatattttgtgttgagatttgaaaaaattgtaatgattagttgagagtattttatgaTCCAAACGTAGCCGaaatcttatataatcattacaactttttaaaacttctacataaaatataataaacaattcaactttttcaaatctcaaaataaaaataatattaaaaaataatattataataatattttataataatattgaaaacttTTCACAACAATTCACATACAATTATTGAAAACTCCCAACATTTCTAACGTCTTTTCCCCCACCCGTAGTTGTCAATGTCGTCAAGTGTAGTGAAGAAAGAGCACCTAATGAGGTAAATCAGAATATATTCCTTCCCAGAACATtccctttttatatataaagacaaGTTCGCAACTgataataaaatcacaaaaaagaaGGGTCTTTTATTAATAGACATGGCCGCAAATTATTGTATTTGGTAGCAAGCAGTCGATAAAATTCATTGTTGAACTCATACAAATTTACAGAATGATTGAAATTCAAGATTGGAGATTTAAAACCATCAAGACACTGGCCGTACCTCCACTTGTATATATCTACTGTGTTGTTGATCAACATTGAATATTATCGTAAAAACTTGAGGCAACCATTCCACTTGACTGTTTGGAAGGAACAAAACTGGATCACAAAATGAGGGTTCCCTAAAAAGAATTTGAAGACCTCTCActtattttcttcaatgaaTTCTCGATACTCTCCCTTCATTTTCACCCCCGACACCGTCCTGCATAACCGGAAGGGAACAATAAGTGGCCGCTAAGAACCAACGACCATGGGGATAAGAGCTAGAATTACGGCAGATGTTCATATGGAGAGATCACATGAGACGATAATTTCCCCAATACTCCCTccataaaattgaaaatcaagCTTTCTAAATTGAAATCATTCATCtggttaaaaaagaaagaaaaggaatagAACCTTCTTTGTGAAAACATAATGTTATGTAACATGATAATGCCAAAATGTTGCAAAATAAAGCGCCATCATTGCTTAACACTGAGCTTGTGCCGGTCATAGTAAAGAAAAACATGACCAGACGGCAAGAACTAAGAGCCAAAGAGGGCAAacaaaaatgaattgaaattcaAGAACACCCATGCAAAGGGAAGGACAAAAGAAGTATCAGAGGACAGAATATAACCGACCTGAGCATCTCCTTCTTTTTGAAGAACTGCACACATGGTGTACCCATAATTCCAGCTGCTTCTGCTATTTCTGGATCTTCTTCAATATCAATTTCAACAAAATGTACATTCTGGTCGAATTCATCTATTACCTGCCACCAGAAGTAAAGCAAAAGTTCAGCAGTCTTaattagtctatcaacatagtaaCAGTTACAGATATCATAAAGCCTGAATCATTGAACACGAAGGACTTGTCATTCCTATAACACACTTAAACTCACCCACCCACACACACCCCCACCACAGTGAAACCACTTCATGCGGCTTGGTCCCAGCTGATTGTACTATCTCTTGGGATCAGCAATGTATGTCACATTCTTAGCCTTTTCAAAAAGCAAATATTATTGTAAGTGTTTTGATGTTTAGCTTCAACTAAAAAGATATACAAGTTAACTTCTGCATGTTCAGCACTTCCCTAGTGGCACTTGATCTGATTGTTGCCTTAAGCAAGCCTCAGAGCTTGACTAAGATCTTCATGTGATTTGTACTAGATCCAAAacatgaaacattttttttaataagtgcgCTTCTCTTTCATTAACAGAACTGTCATCTTCACCATGCACCACGCACGTCAATATTTATTCAACATAATTCAGTTTCTCTCAAGTCTGACCAGATTTTTTCCCCAGTTGGTTCTATCATGCATCttcgaaggaaaaaaaaatccccattATGATCATGTGTGAGAGATAGTAGTAACATAAAAACTTAACTAGAGATTTAAGTACCATGTAATATCAAAACAAGTTTAAAATTATGTACCTTACTAAGAATTGGCTTCAAAGTCCTACAAGGACCACAGGTTGGTGCTGTATATAGTACACATATAAGCCTTGGACTTTCATGGTACAATTTCCGTAATGCATACTGAAGAGGGAAAATGGTAAGCACTGAGCTAAATATAGAAAACCCATAACTAAAAAACTTAATTCAGTGAGATGTCAAATAACGCAAAAGTTCCACATGTAAAAGCTAGCATTTGGGCAAGTAGCTCGTACCTCGCCCTTGTGCTTTGTAAGTGTAATGTCAAAACCTTCTTGAACATCCCTGGTTGTGAGTTCCTTCTTCACCTCTTCAGCTTGGGGCTGTCACAAGTAAATTCATGAGAGGAGTTTCTTAAGGGATAATGGTATAAGCCCCATAGGTAAACTAGCTGATAGACTTCAATGTAAAATCCAAATTAACTTCTCGAAGTTTATAACCATCCCTAGTcaacacttaaaaaaaacattttaaaactgaaattaatcaGTTTTTCATGAACTTCCATGGAACAATGAGCTCAAGCTCGAGGGCACATCTTTATCCCATAAGAATGAGATGGAAGAGGAAATCATGAACTCAAACTAAGTGCTTGTGGAATTTatcaataacaacaacaacaataataataataaaccatgAATTATTCCCATATTGGAAGAGCCTAATTTAACAGCATGTAAAGATCTAAAACCTTAACTGAAAAattagaaagggaaaaaaaacaaaagttttcctttcttttcgtttttcattttggacttttttttttatgtcggggaacctctccaaggcagggcccttcgaacccacccctgcagagtaaaccccggtcccgtgcaccgcaccctcggaagtttccctacacagaactggttaaatcgaTGGCTTTTCACTAGGGGGTGTGGctccaaaggattgtttgcacccatgaggtgttgaacattggaccttgaagggattgataccccaagaccaaagctttcaccacttgggccaaccccttggggaaAAATTTTGGATAATTACCAAGTAATTGGATGAAACACAGGCCCGCTATCTTGATTGAAGATGCATAGAACCCAACAATGTCTTGTACATGGTTTCTTGATTAATACAAgatcaaagaaaaaattggtTTGGTCTGCAACTAGTCAGAAATTGGTAATCGCTGAGGGATTACTTGGGTTAAATCTTGGTATGCCTACCAAGAACTCCTACATCCTAAGAAACCATTCAAACCAAAGAATTAAATGGAATTCCATGAATACCTGGTGAAACTCAACAAGGAGATCATTGTGCACAAGATATCTCTCGACTGATAAAGCAGCAATGCATCCAGATCCAGCAGCAGTTACAGCTTGCCTCCATTCGTGGTCCTATTAATATAACAAAACTAGAGTTAAAAATTGTCTACAATGATAATAGTTCCCAAACATAAGGTCATTCCGATCGGATGATGGGACTTGACTTAACAGCAAAAGAAACATACTTAACATTAACTAGTGAACTGGATGTTCTTAAGACCTatgtacaaaatttaaattcattctTTGGtttagaaacatgaaaataaagatttttctTGCCAGTATGAAAATTGAAGCTTCAAATACAAAAGTAACAGAAACTAAAACCTatgtctttcattttctcataaaTCAAACAAACACTAATTCGGCCACTGTCTTAAGCAAGGGATCTGGAAGGCACAATATTCAtggactgataaaaaaaatcaagaaataaaaatgataatctTGAAGAGCATACCTGCACATCTCCAGCAGCAAATACACCTTCAACTGAAGTTTTTGCAGTACCCTCTTCAACTAACAAATAGCCAGAGCTGTCAAGCACAACTTGGCCTTCCAACAACTGGCTATTTGGTGAATGGCCTATACCATAAAATAATCCCTTTGCCTCAAGCACGGATTCCTCGCCAGTATCAACTTTTAGAACTAAAACTCCAGACATCTGACCTTTTGTATTGCTAATAATATCCAAGGTCTCTGTATTGTAGTGCACGGTGATATTTGGATTGTTGTACACTCTGAAACATTCGCGATAATCAACCTGTTAAACAAACATTCAGGGAGTTGAAAACTCATACAAATTGCTCATTAGTATATTATTCACCATCAAGAAAGAACCCAGCAAGGAAAAAAACAGTTACCACCATAAGCTGTAACATTTTAGCCACTGATAAGAAATCTACAGTAACCCACCCATATTTGGATCACCAGACGAGTAGTGTCAAGCAGAGGGTCCTTGCAAGTTCCACTAGACCCAATGTTTAAACATGAGCATAAATGAAATTGGCATTCTTTTGAGTGGTTCTCACTAGATAATTGCAATGAATAATTATTGCATTGTTAACGAGGGAggggaaaatatgaaaatatgatgatGGTCATTGCTCTAAAGATCAAGCAAGAAATGTTGGTAAAGGCAACATTATGCTCCCAAGGGTTATAATCCTACTACCATcagcattattttataatagttAGACACGACCAAAATAAATCATGCCCATAAGAGAAAATTTAGGGAACCTATACTATAATCTAATCGAGTTTATTTGACACCATACCACATACATACAAAAATTAGCTGATACTTGTGACCAAGAGTTTTTATAAACCACACAAGGGTCAGTATTGTTCATGAAGTCATAATCGTTTATGCAGTTCAAGCTTATAACTATTAACCTGTACAGGCAAAGGCTCAGTAAACCACAATTTTATTAGGTAtataattcattaattttttttataagtaaaggtATATGATTCATAAATACAGTAGAACAATTGAAAATGTGGTACATTTCCATCCTAAAACACCAAATTTGACAATCTAGTAGAGTTAAAGGAAATGAATCACGACACAGAAAAAGTGAAAACACATGGTAGAGTCGAAACAATCTTAGTATAGTAAATGAAAAGAACCTATGGCGACAAATGAAGAAGATATGTAGCGGCATATAAAGTACATGTAGATTCAATAGGAAGGTTCTGTAGCAATTCCTGAGGCAAATGTTGCAGCGAAAAACAAGGAACAAAGGTACACAAAGATCCAATTGAATACTTCGaaacaaaacaattaaattaaaaaataaccaGCTATGAAAAAGAGGAAGACAAGCTTTGAGCTAATGTGAACTTCCATTCAGCTGTATATCTGCTATGAAATACCGAGTGATAATGGGACTGAGAAGAACATTTTAGAAACTTCAATTTGATGTTCGTAATGAGCAATTTATAAGTACCAACATTGATGTGTAACATAGAAGCTATGCAATGATAACTTCAAAAGGAAAGCATCGAAGAAAGAACCCCCATAGCTCACCTATCTTGCATAGCTTTGGAAGCCTTTAGTTGGTCTCTACGTACGAGTAAATGAACATGACGAGCATATTTAGTAAGGTACAATGCTTCCTCAGTAGCTGTATCACCCCCTCCAACAACAGCAAGAACTTGCCCCTTGAACAAGGGTGATGCCCCATCACAAATAGCACAAGCACTAATTCCCCTACTCCAAAATTCATCTTCACGGGGTAACCTAAGCCTTTTTGCAGTAGCTCCTGTGGCAAAAATGACACTGTGGCACTTAACCTGAAATGTAAacaaagcaacaaaaaaaaatacaaaaactgaaGCAAACAATTACTTTATTAAGAGCCAAGAAACGATGATTGATTCTAAAACCTATAGGCATAATATACAGGCTAATGGCAAAGACATAATGGAGGAGCTATGTGGCCTTGTTTTAACAATGGCTATGGCAGACAATAAGATTGaaaacataactataatatgaaATGTAGACTTAGGGCATgcttgggtaatgagatgaaaattctgtgaatagtagtgaaatggtttgagtttagatgttttattgacttttgggaaaggagagaaaaagttgaatacaaatattataaagttaaaaaattgtttgaatataattttttaatattattttgtttgaaatttgaaaaatttgtattgtttttgtgttttgtttggaagtttgggaaagttataatgattagatgaaaaagttggagatttgaaattaaaaagtgttttgtgtttaagtgatgcttgggaaggaaattatgagaagttttgagatgagaatttctcatctcatctaacttcCCAAGCAACCCTTAATGTGTGAGAACACACCTTTGCtattcattttgattttgagacCTATCAACCATgcagtttttttaaaagtacTATTTCCCAATTGTCGGAGCTAGAAGCTCTGTCACACTTAGTCAAACAAGACTACTTGACTCTTCAGGGAATCAGATACAAGAGAGAAGGAAGAACTCAAAAttcttttgtgtgtgtgtgtgtgtttttttttttttttttgccgggTAATTTACTCACGCACCTAAGGAAGGTGTCATTTGGCCTAAGGACCAAAGTTTAAAGGAACCATAACGATCAATGAGACCATATATTCATACTAGAGATATGTTGTATGACTCTATCAGGAATATGTATTACTCCGTGTCGTGTTCCAAAACATAATGTTCTTTTCTACAAAGTACAAGGTACGTTCTACTCATGCCCCCGCAATTGAAGCTCTCTATCCTCTATCATGATTGAGACAAGATTAGTTCTCAATTGAGGCTTGGTTTCTGAAAAATTAGATAGAAGCACACTCATCTTgcaaatcatatcatttttttatgaaaaataaaaacgtcATATCCTGGCAGATTCAAAGAACCAGTTtaaatcaacttaaatatatttgaaaatttggtaGTTCAGTCATAAACagatatatgaaatgaaaagcTGAAGAAATAATATATCACCTTACGTTCACTACTTTGCACTGTAAAAGGACTACtttttaaattgatattttccACGTCTTCTTGAAACAATTCTGCTCCCCAACGCTCAGCTTGCAGTCGCATCCTAAACAATACCCAATGTCAAGATTCTATTCTACATTCCAGTTGAAATCGCATACTCCTACATGTATAATTCGTAAGAAAATATGTCAAGTATAAAAAtgataccatatatatatatatgtattttttttacctttccATCAAATCTGGACCACTTATTCCATCAGGAAACCCAGGGAAATTCTCCACCTCAGTGGTAGTCATCAACTGTCCCCCAGGAACACCGCCTACTTGATATCCCTCGAATACTACAGGCTTCAAATTGGCACGAGCTGCATATATTGCCGCTGTGTATCCAGCAGGACCTGAACCTATGATAACAACATTCTCGACATTTTTTGCTGCAAACAGAATCAAAATGATTATTCCCCAGATTTTCATGGTTATCAAAAATAAGGAAGACAAAGGAGCACAAACCTAAACTGAGAACCCAGATTTCTATTTCTAACCATGCGGTTGTAAGAACGATCAAATTGGTTCCCCCATTAGACTTCCGTTAGCAAACAATTGAAACTTCACATCAACAACAATGACCATTCAACACAAATCAATTGACAAGCCACGTGCATAAACAAATTCAAATACAAGAAACTTTAAAAATCAaactaaaatacataaaaaataaatttcttacaattaaaaaaaaacaaattgtttcataaaacaaaaggagtatgaattttctaaaaactttaAAAGCTAGGTGGCTGTGCGGCCACAATATTTATGCCAAGAGGTGGCTGAACCTTAAATTAAAGCTTTTCTGAATAAATTGGCGAGGAACTCCGGAGATCATGCAAAcgcaaattatattttttcttaaatggaCTTTTTAAATGATCTTGggtcttatattttcttttttaatgttttatacaAGTGGCTCATACATGAAATGTCAAGTTACATGTGATGAATCGTAATTGGTGCTGATGTGGAGTTTACAGCGATTTACTAGTGGAAATATGACACGAGAGCACAATCCAAGCCTAGGTTAAACTGAAAAGGAAGCAATGAAATCTCCAATTACAAACTATACATTAAGTTTCATCAAAGGATCCAAAGAAATGAACGTAATTGGAAATTTCATCAAAGGATCCAAAGCAACGAAATATGTTGAAAAACTAGAGCCTAGAGCCAAGATGTGACTAAGGCCCTTGGGAATATTAAACAACAGTACAGATACGGGGCTCATTAGCGGCTAAAAAAAACAATCTAAATTAGAGGAGTTATCAGCAAGCACCTCCTATCAACTAACTCCCCCTAATTTTGGCAATTTGTCTCAGTAAAGTACAAACGGGGCTTATATTTCAATGGCGAAGATACAATTAGCCTCGTAATTCTAAAACTACGGCTCTTATTAAAATACATTTCCCAAGTTCGATACATTTTCAGCAATCAAACCAAAGACAAAGCTTATAAATGAAATACCAACAAtaccaaaatttataacatttcaACAAAGGCCAGTCCATCTTGAAAGtactaaaataccaacaatcgGAGCCAACTCTAAGCCCCataaccaaaattttcaaaactctcCGCCTGTTTTTTTCCAAAGTAAAAACTGCACCGAAACTCATTCTCCCAAAGCAATCAAGCCCGAATTCCAAATGGCATCCAAACAACACGTcaatttctccttcttcttcttaaaaatataaatacactaaCACTAACACATATTAGTGCGTGTGTAAGTGCAGTTACGCTACCTGGAGTGGTTGGGAGTTCGGGCGAGGAGGCAGTGACTTGGAGAAGGGCAGAGCGAGTAGCGGGGGAATGGAAACGGAGGGCGCGCCGGCGAGTGGACAAGGTGTTAAGGAGAAAGAGACTGTGGTTGTGTGGAGGGAGAGCGTTGGAGAGAATGGAGGACATGGCGGTAACTCGGTAACTCGGCGCGGAGGATCCGATTCCTATCGTCACGTTGCAACCCATTCGTTTCAGACCATACAAAATGGGCTTGCAGTTGGAATGATAAAAGCCTAATCTATCCGTAAGTCCATACGACATCGACCTCGATGTTTGCGAAGGCGTAAGTCCTGGTGACATCCCCCACTGTCCATGAAATATCCACCGTCCACTTCGGGATCTCAGTGGTTGACGGCCGTCTGCTCTTGCCACTTGGCGGAGAGCGCCTGTATCCAGATCCAGTATAGATAAGCTGACGCATTTTTATGAACCAATAATCCCGTGCCACGTGCCAACATTATGTTCCGGCATCGACCGATAATCGATTGTGCAACagttatacaaaatatttttttccctcttacAAGTATAGTATAttcccatttaaaaaaaattaaaattcatgtaaaattttttacttttttttttttttatagtaaattgtatttttttaattaaaatacataaaatttatacactctaaaattatatataaaaacactCTTAAAAAATTTGCGTacagatgtatttttttaaaagatagaatGGAGTTAACTTGTGTTAGCCTCTTAAAATTAAGAAGTTGATATctatgttattaattaaatcAGCTTGAGAAGTGCTGCGACTTTAttcaatctgatttttttttttttttggtttttagacgatggaatattattataatgtgGGTTTTGCTCACAATGTTTTTTTTCcatacaaattttcaaattgtgAATATATAAGGTAAGGGAAAGTATAGCACGGAGACAAGATCTCGTTTGGTTAAATAAATCATCTAGTCTCatctctttattataatttttttaaattctcatataaaatataataaataatttaatttttttaaattttaaaataaaaattatattaaaaaataatattttatttaactttcattctATCCCATCTCTTCtatataaacagtaaaaaagATATGGTTCAGATTTTAGGATGTGTTCAAAAGAACACCAAAGAAAATGTTACATGGGTTGTGGATGTTAACAAATACAACAGATTTTGGGCTAAGTTTGCCCCAAAGCTTAGctcaatttgtttgattttgttatTGGAATAAACAATGAAATGGATTGGATCATTGGATAAAAATCAAATCTGAATCCTTGACACAATTAAGTTAGCCCCAGTGGGAAAACAAAGCTGTCGTTGTTGAGGATGATGgcctatatatactatactgaGGACAAAACCAATGAAAAAAATGCAGCAAAAGAAAAGGACAGGCCCGGTTTTAAGATCAAGTCAAGAAAGTTCAGCTACACACCAAAATCACAACATTCCATATTATATGCATCCCTCCAAGCACGTGGGATTCAATCACCCATCACAATACTATTCATAACACGTTGAATTACTTTTtcgataataatattatttacaaattattcattattttttcgttATTACAGATCATTTGAtattatctcaacatccaaacgtaacaTTTGATtgcataaatatttaatgttatatttattgtCTAGATTAGATAATTTGTGTTTATCCATTCTTGATTTAGTTTTGCACGAATTATCTCAAGATAACCCACTAATTAAGTTGAATTAACCCCACAGTTTCATTGAAATTGCAATGCATGTTTGTCTTTCTAGTGGAGTACTAGTGTCATGGTGATCACACGCGCTTAATAGGGAGTGAAAGACTTTTCAATGAGAGGGAGTTTTGGACATAAAATAGTTCACAAAAGTCAAGAAAAAGAAGTCATGCACTGCTTTCATAGAAAAACTCTAAAGCATTTTCGAATGAGGAAGAAATCAAAGTCATCAGATGGAATATATAAACTTTGGatagattaaataaatagaagGTAATTAGATTGAGAGAATAGATCAACAGCTAGGAATTAAGTACCAGCACATCGAAACGACTTTTAATAAACATTATTTATGATAACAAGTTTGTTACCAATTGAGGAGATGATTATTATATacaaagttattttattgtCGAGTTAATATGTAGAGCACATCATCTACATCACGtagattatataattttatctgtaatatttaaattttaaaatttatctttgaaatcaaattatgtcatataaatattttactaattttacTCTACACGATAGCTTGAGAATAtagtttttcttatatatatatatatataatgaaataaagTGATCCCATGCATACGTGTATGCTGATCTTGACCGTTCATCCAAATGGTTGGACACATCAGAAAGATGACACGATTAAAATTCATGGGTCTTGACCCAACAATATTGAGggcatttaataaatatatatatatacacacacaagtATATGTCTTTGTCATACAAATATCTAGAACTTAATGTTACTGTTAATCGATCGAAGGGGTCAAACGTATAAATCCTAGCCGTGAAAAATGCGAAGGTTTAATCATATAAAGGATCGAATGGTGGAGACAGCGTGTTTGGTGTATAAACAATTAATAGAAAACAGAGGATAGAAAACaacagtatatataatattttgcatgagatgatgaatatgaatattcTCAACTACATATAAAAAGAGGTAGACATTAATAtgtcttgagagagagagagagagagagagaattaaggAAAGGGAGAAGCCCTTGCATTTCTCATGAACTGCAGAGTCGTTTTGGGTTTCTATTGTTGGGGTTGGGAGTTCTTAACTGCATGCCCTTCTCTTCTCCGCTTATCATTCTtaaccttcttcttcttcttctggtaCTTGAACTAAGAAATTAAGATCAAAATCCTCTAATCTTCTAGTCCTCTctaagatctctctctctctctctctctctctctctctctagctcaAAAGTTCcatcaataattatattatatttaatgatgGAGGACGGTGTGTGTGAAAAGGGTTTGTTAATGGAATATGTGAGGAAGTCAAGTCCACCACCATTCTTGCTGAAGACGTACGTACTGGTGGAGGATCCGGCGACAGACGAGGTGATATCGTGGAACACGGAGGGAACGGCGTTTGTGGTGTGGCAGCCGGCGGAGTTTGCCCGTGATCTCCTCCCCACACTTTTCAAGCATAGCAACTTCTCTAGCTTTGTCCGCCAGCTCAATACCTATG from Juglans regia cultivar Chandler chromosome 4, Walnut 2.0, whole genome shotgun sequence encodes:
- the LOC108987798 gene encoding NADPH-dependent thioredoxin reductase 3-like — protein: MSYGLTDRLGFYHSNCKPILYGLKRMGCNVTIGIGSSAPSYRVTAMSSILSNALPPHNHSLFLLNTLSTRRRALRFHSPATRSALLQVTASSPELPTTPAKNVENVVIIGSGPAGYTAAIYAARANLKPVVFEGYQVGGVPGGQLMTTTEVENFPGFPDGISGPDLMERMRLQAERWGAELFQEDVENINLKSSPFTVQSSERKVKCHSVIFATGATAKRLRLPREDEFWSRGISACAICDGASPLFKGQVLAVVGGGDTATEEALYLTKYARHVHLLVRRDQLKASKAMQDRVYNNPNITVHYNTETLDIISNTKGQMSGVLVLKVDTGEESVLEAKGLFYGIGHSPNSQLLEGQVVLDSSGYLLVEEGTAKTSVEGVFAAGDVQDHEWRQAVTAAGSGCIAALSVERYLVHNDLLVEFHQPQAEEVKKELTTRDVQEGFDITLTKHKGEYALRKLYHESPRLICVLYTAPTCGPCRTLKPILSKVIDEFDQNVHFVEIDIEEDPEIAEAAGIMGTPCVQFFKKKEMLRTVSGVKMKGEYREFIEENK